A region of Paroedura picta isolate Pp20150507F unplaced genomic scaffold, Ppicta_v3.0 Ppicta_v3_sca21, whole genome shotgun sequence DNA encodes the following proteins:
- the LOC143828316 gene encoding uncharacterized protein LOC143828316 gives MQQTTVEITEAHPISCGDGNKLGSPTGQGTSHVPISQPSPGSRGMTFQAKAAGRSPSGKHFFDRKLPSWLRRKGPTDSPQGLVVSRSRLCIEATHESPIQAVRKPTPGMSLGLNTEDATQEKTGPSLLRKLWCLKATNSKLKKPPIGAEVSPLQGARCRTVAALSRTADPHGESPLRWKPRAETQSPEEVGSLSEPEKAETARHQEASWLAKPWRTFRTIMATRAKKGSVLSGNKRNPGATGGKVLSLPAELETSPATSANNPTGEQQDSVVVAEDKTPPSTPPSVVEELCGSREDEGVNGSPQRRLESHRRVEAILKPVPKLPAHEGHGCCEDHPVLQVASELEGIQNEAGYLPLGRALEPGGAGPEDDGDEEEEQDWPELSAGEDLAELAENPGGQGMLMATRGWSNSEGVGGQKLEGKAAKSTGSYPNMQGSKQNTVASAESPREIKHSDEGVSDVSPDKTCRGSGLFPPAPSANGTRSVVPSYRPSPSHPTFSQEVDRLAPMGPCPSGEVGRGAEGSLTCGPDQAAARDPAGESSSSSPGSPKGELQAATPCPGTTGPEEKQKHLLYVAAVEIVGAAIDAATEQLAKKRARENAASGGPADAKADPLAGAAMQPSGWPA, from the coding sequence ATGCAGCAGACCACCGTAGAGATAACGGAGGCCCATCCAATCTCGTGTGGTGATGGAAATAAGCTTGGGTCTCCCACGGGTCAAGGAACAAGCCATGTGCCCATCTCCCAGCCTTCCCCAGGGAGCAGAGGAATGACTTTCCAAGCCAAGGCTGCAGGGAGATCTCCCTCAGGAAAACATTTCTTTGACAGGAAGTTGCCATCATGGCTGAGGAGAAAAGGGCCCACCGACTCTCCTCAGGGACTGGTGGTCTCCCGGAGCCGCCTGTGCATAGAAGCCACCCACGAGAGCCCCATTCAAGCTGTCAGGAAACCAACTCCGGGAATGTCCCTTGGTTTGAACACTGAGGACGCGACCCAAGAGAAAACGGGGCCCTCTTTGCTCAGGAAACTTTGGTGTCTGAAGGCGACGAACTCCAAGCTGAAGAAACCACCCATCGGAGCAGAGGTGTCACCTCTTCAGGGAGCGAGATGCAGGACCGTCGCTGCCCTCAGTAGAACGGCAGACCCTCATGGCGAATCTCCGCTGAGGTGGAAGCCCAGAGCTGAGACGCAGAGTCCCGAAGAGGTTGGCTCGCTCTCCGAGCCGGAGAAGGCGGAAACAGCCCGTCACCAAGAGGCCTCATGGTTGGCCAAGCCATGGAGAACATTCAGGACCATAATGGCCACCAGAGCAAAGAAAGGGTCTGTCCTCTCAGGGAACAAGAGAAATCCAGGGGCTACAGGAGGAAAGGTCCTCTCCCTGCCAGCGGAGTTGGAAACCTCTCCAGCCACCAGTGCAAACAATCCCACTGGAGAACAACAGGACAGTGTCGTAGTGGCAGAGGACAAGACCCCGCCATCAACGCCTCCTTctgtggtggaagagctttgtggaTCCCGAGAGGACGAAGGAGTCAATGGATCGCCTCAGCGTagactggagagccacaggaggGTGGAAGCCATCTTGAAACCTGTTCCCAAGCTGCCAGCCCATGAGGGACACGGGTGTTGCGAAGACCACCCAGTCCTCCAGGTTGCTTCTGAACTGGAAGGGATCCAAAACGAAGCTGGCTACCTTCCTCTGGGAAGGGCTCTGGAGCCAGGAGGGGCTGGTCCAGAAGACGACGGagatgaagaggaagagcaggACTGGCCGGAACTGTCTGCAGGGGAGGACTTGGCGGAGCTTGCTGAGAATCCCGGAGGACAGGGGATGCTCATGGCGACGAGGGGATGGTCGAACAGCGAGGGAGTGGGAGGCCAGAAGCTGGAAGGAAAGGCAGCCAAGTCCACGGGGAGCTATCCCAATATGCAAGGGAGCAAACAAAACACGGTGGCATCAGCAGAGAGTCCCAGGGAGATTAAGCACTCTGACGAGGGTGTGTCGGACGTATCCCCAGACAAAACCTGCAGAGGCAGCGGCCTCTTTCCACCGGCCCCCTCAGCAAATGGCACCCGCAGCGTGGTCCCTTCCTACCGTCccagcccctcccaccccaccttctCACAGGAAGTGGACCGGCTGGCACCAATGGGGCCGTGTCCATCTGGGGAGGTCGGGAGGGGAGCTGAAGGCAGCCTGACCTGTGGGCCTGATCAGGCAGCTGCCAGGGACCCAGCCGGGGAAAgcagctcctcctctccaggAAGTCCAAAGGGGGAGCTTCAGGCGGCCACGCCGTGCCCGGGCACCACCGGGCCAGAAGAGAAGCAGAAGCACTTGCTCTACGTGGCCGCAGTAGAAATAGTGGGAGCTGCCATTGACGCAGCGACAGAGCAGCTGGCTAAGAAGAGAGCGCGGGAGAACGCTGCATCCGGGGGTCCTGCAGACGCAAAGGCCGATCCCCTGGCCGGGGCTGCAATGCAACCAAGTGGGTGGCCAGCTTAA
- the SYNE4 gene encoding nesprin-4: MQKAAPCGNLPHIRRQDNCTQCGLAGQTPEVAACSLSTVSVEKCLRSEQTWQQQEAFQDALFRLQDWLWAAEGVAASANSSQVSYANSKKELQRLEILQKQVLEKLVPLEDLNRQYRRLARTGSSGLYFRAVVREVNQRWDDLQRKAAAIYKRLKYFVSQWEEFESERETIWVWLTELDLRLANVEHVSGGTSLEKMMQLQAFQQDVQSNAQRMDHLLVRGECLIQKSQPEDAEVLEEELQDLSCFCQEVFRRVFHFRRRLVSMRLVFENEWMSDRGSDLESDSSMEESLDAETDPLPPALGQIRLSTPKKSPQKIQCLACNLGTTLDLEWDPSVDVGGSTSHDEEDSSYYSALTGVGQWEEPSWKGRNSCQMCEPLPLRSGSQEDSSVQSGFQEDSEPHNCPLTDQMHKEIKTSHSRETLFWHLDKGSHLCSSNILLGKRTSCQTEPMGFDPKRIESWLGQTHWEKLEMQLETGQVAGSVGVVPLPAAGLQFPVEPQKRGRQAERQMKKKSRATPVPQAGQSCKRKPMGSCPGEIAVTIEKGYNLPQCSGISTQPEKFPRIPSLLNRLLLFTIGLLLLVLLASACVLSLVDPSCLRTNGYTRSVHLVFKYINGPPPT; this comes from the exons ATGCAGAAGGCAGCCCCTTGTGGCAATCTTCCCCACATCCGTCGCCAGGACAATTGCACGCAATGTGGTCTCGCTGGCCAGACGCCTGAAGTGGCCGCTTGCAGCTTGAGCACCGTGTCAGTGGAGAAGTGCCTCAG GTCGGAGCAGAcatggcagcagcaggaggccttCCAGGACGCACTCTTCCGCCTCCAGGACTGGCTGTGGGCGGCTGAAGGGGTGGCCGCCTCCGCCAACTCCTCCCAGGTCTCCTACGCCAATTCCAAGAAAGAGCTGCAACGCCTGGAG ATTCTGCAGAAGCAGGTCCTGGAGAAATTGGTGCCCCTCGAAGACTTGAACCGGCAGTACCGGCGGCTGGCGAGGACTGGCAGCAGTGGCTTGTACTTCCGAGCCGTTGTTCGGGAGGTCAACCAGCGCTGGGATGACCTGCAGAGAAAAGCTGCTGCCATTTACAAGAGACTGAAG tatttcGTGAGCCAATGGGAAGAGTTTGAATCGGAGAGGGAAACGATCTGGGTGTGGCTGACAGAGCTCGATCTCCGCCTCGCCAATGTGGAGCACGTTTCCGGAGGCACATCGCTGGAAAAAATGATGCAGCTGCAG GCCTTCCAGCAAGACGTCCAAAGCAATGCGCAGCGCATGGACCACCTGCTGGTTCGCGGGGAATGCTTGATCCAGAAGAGCCAGCCTGAGGATGCAGAGGtcctggaggaggagctgcaggacCTCAGCTGCTTCTGCCAGGAGGTCTTCCGCCGAGTGTTCCACTTCCGCAGGCGCTTGGTCAGCATGAGGCTG GTCTTCGAGAACGAGTGGATGTCGGACCGAGGGAGCGACTTGGAATCGGATTCTTCCATGGAAGAATCACTGGATGCAGAAACCGACCCCCTGCCGCCTGCCCTTGGCCAGATCCGCCTCTCCACTCCAAAAAAGTCCCCCCAAAAGATCCAATGTCTGGCTTGCAATTTAGGGACCACCTTGGATCTGGAATGGGATCCTTCTGTGGACGTAGGGGGATCCACCTCGCATGATGAGGAAGATTCCTCATATTACAGCGCTCTCACAG GTGTGGGACAGTGGGAGGAACCCAGCTGGAAGGGCCGAAACTCTTGCCAGATGTGTGAACCCTTACCTTTGAGAAGTGGCAGCCAGGAAGATTCGTCT GTGCAAAGCGGCTTCCAGGAAGACTCAGAGCCGCACAATTGCCCTTTAACAGACCAGAtgcacaaagaaataaaaacCAGCCATTCTA GAGAGACTCTGTTTTGGCACCTGGATAAGGGATCGCACCTGTGTTCCTCAAACATACTGCTGGGAAAGAGGACCAGCTGCcagacagaaccaatgggattcgACCCCAAACGTATTGAAAGCTGGCTGGGGCAGACCCACTGGGAGAAGctagaaatgcaactggaaacAGGACAG GTTGCAGGGTCGGTTGGGGTTGTCCCTCTGCCTGCCGCAGGATTGCAGTTCCCTGTGGAACCTCAGAAAAGGGGTCGACAAGCGGAGCGGCAGATGAAGAAGAAATCCAGGGCGACTCCGGTCCCCCAGGCTGGGCAG TCTTGCAAGAGGAAACCGATGGGATCCTGCCCAGGAGAAATCGCAGTCACCATTGAAAAGGG atacaaCCTGCCACAATGCTCAGGGATCTCCACTCAGCCCGAGAAATTCCCCAGAATCCCCTCCCTACTGAACCGACTGCTGCTGTTCACCATTGGCCTGCTGCTTCTCGTCCTATTGGCCAGCGCTTGCGTCCTCTCCCTGGTGGATCCCTCCTGCCTCCGGACCAATGGCTACACCAGATCCGTCCACCTGGTGTTCAAGTACATCAACGGGCCGCCCCCCACGTAG